The Anser cygnoides isolate HZ-2024a breed goose chromosome 20, Taihu_goose_T2T_genome, whole genome shotgun sequence genome contains the following window.
tCCTTGGTGGCATCGTGCCCCCCCGCGGCCCGTGGTAAAGGTTTTtctcccccattccccattcccccccgtttctctctctttctttttgctcattctttctctctctctctttctttccctgccaGGAATCCCAGTCCCAGATGAACCAATACTCCGTGGCTCTGCTATTTCccttttattcccccccccacaatccccccccccccttcaacGGCGAGATGGGAAAAGactgaactaaaaaaaaaaaaaaaagaaagaaagaaagaaagaaaaaaatcaaagctgcaCATATTGGATCCAGATGTGCTCACAGCCCTTTCCAGCAATTTAATTAAATTCCCCCAGACAGCCAGGAGGATTTCTTAATGATCAAATTTCCCTGGCTTTCCTCCTAAAATGCCCCTCTTTCTTCGGCTCGCCGCTGCTCTGTCTCCCTGATGGATCGCCAGCTCGCATTCttccccggccgccccgccaAGGcgctggggaggcagggggctgATCCCGGCGCTCTGATCCCGGCCGGGCACCGGCACGACGTCTGTGGTGACccgggggggtctttggggtcgGGGTCCCCCTCGCGTCCTGCTCACCGGCATCACCCTCCTGTCCCGGCCCCTCCTTGGGGTgaattccccccaaaatggggaaaTTTCCCCTGGGGGAGGTTGGACCCGCACGGTCCCCAGAGGTGCTGTGCGCACGGGGATGGTGACGATGGCCATCGCAtggagggtttgggggtccACGGAGGGTTTGGGGGTCCACGGAGGGTTTGGGGGTCCACGGAGGGTTTTGGGGGACCACAgagggttttggggctgggggcagcagaaAAGCGCCCAGGCAGCGTGGCCTCCTTGCCCCCTCTGCCTCACGCCGCAGTCTGGAAGCGCTCCACCAGAATAAAACAAAcccccaaaataaagcaaaataaaacaaaagtaaatagGAAATCCGAGGCGGCTTCGGTTAGTGCCGGCTCTCTGGAGCTCCATGCATCTGGGAATTCCACcggaataataataataataataataataataataataataataataatagtggcggggggggcacccgcaCCCTTGGGTGCTCTGTGGGGGACCGAGGTGGTCGGGCATGGGGCTGCACGGCCACACTGCCTGCTGcgtgtgtgtgggtgtgtgtgggtgtgtgtgtgggtgtgtgtgtgggtgtgtgtgcgGGTGTGGGTGTGCAAGGCCTGGGTGTGAGCGCCTGGGGGCACGCCGGGGGCTCCAGGGGTCTGCACGCGGCTGGTGCACACCTGGGGCGGGCACCTGGTGGGTGTGCGTGGGCGTGGATGGGTGTGCACGGGGTGAGTGCGTGAGTGTGCAGGGATGGGTGTGCACGGGGTGCGCGTGTACCCCACGTGCATGCGCCGGGGTGAGCGTGCGCTGGGCGCGTGCACGGCTGGGGGGGTTGCGTGTGCACCGTGTGCGCGCGCATGGCTGGCTGTGCGCTGGTGTGCACGTGCACTGTGCGCGCGTGCACGGGGGTGCGCGTGCACCTTCGGTGGGCCGTGTGCGTGCCCGGCTGGGCGTTCCCGGGCccgcgcaccccccccccctccgcgcgcgcccccgccgccgctctcctccccccccccccccccacctgccgcgcgcgcccccgccccgcgcccgctccCGGCCTCTGCTGCCCCCTGGTGGCCGCGCGAGAGAGACCACGCCCCCTTTAACCACGCCCCCTTTAACCACGCCCCCTTTAACCACGCCCCCTTTAACCACGCCCCCTTTAACCACGCCCCCTTTAACCACGCCCCCTTTAACCACGCCCCCTTTAACCACGCCCCCTTTAACCACGCCCCCTTTATCCACGCCCCCTTTAGCCCCCACCCAATCCACGCCCTCTCCCgtgaggccacgcccccagaggccacgccccctccggcCCAGCCGGCGGCTTCCGCTTCCGCTccgggcggcggcggtggcggcaggtgggggggcagggggggctgcgGCACCGGGACACCCCCCCCGGGGTCTTCGGGGACCCCCGCGGGCCTCGGGGGCGGTTGGGAGCCTCTGGGGCCGTCTCGGTGCTGGCTCCCGGGCGCCGCcccggggtttggggggggtctgggggctcgCCCTGCCGGTGAGGGGCCTGCAGGGCCCCGGTACTTCGGggcctgggggctgtggggccctGCCCTGTGCGGGTGGggcccggctctgccccgctCTGCCCGCAGGAGATAAGGGCagtgggtggggggggctctgcgCTGCCCTTTGTGGCCTTTTACAAGTACGTCAggaggctttttatttatttatttttttaactgccGAATTGCTCAAAAGCCGcgtttgttttaaaatagggGCGATCCTGTGGAATTCGGGCCCTGCCGGCGTCTGCCCGCCGCGGTCCTGCGTGGGACAAGGCGGCACTGCCATGCGGGGGGCCCCTGGGCGGGAGCACCATGCCCTTCCTGCATGGCTTCCGCAGGATCATCTTCGAGTACCAGCCCCTGGTGGACGAGATCTTGGGGCTGCTGGCGCTGCAGGACGCGAGGCAGAGCGCGCTTGAGAGGTAACGGGATGGGGCTGGAAGTGGAGCTTGGTGCCTGCCCGGTGCTCAGGAGGGGGCAGCTGGAGCTCAGCCTGCAGCGTTGGCGCTGGGAACAAGCCCTGTCCCGGGGAGCTGCCGGTCCCGGGGACCTTTGGGAGCGTGGGGttggagcagagcaggcacGGGGCTGTGTGCGCTCCCCAGGAGCCTGCCTGTGTCAATAAAAGCTGCACTGGGGTTCAGCTGTGCCCCCCCGTGCTGCTGCTTAACCCCATAGCAGGACAAGAGGAGAGACTggggctttttctttctcttcggTGCTGCTTTGACCTCTGCAAACCCATCTGAAATGCATGACATTCACCTGAGTAACTGTCTCTCTCTGTGCGTCCCCAGCCGTGCCTGCCTGGGCAGTGACAGGAGCCAGCTCTCGGCTGTGAGGCGAGTTTTGGAGAGGGAGACCCACTCCCCGTTCTACCAGGAAGGCGTGAGCTATGCCCTGCTGAAGGTCACCGAGCTGGGGCTCGTCGCCGCCGCAGAAATCCTCCTGGAGTTCGGCGCCGACCTCAGCTTTGAAGGTACGGCTGGTGGGAAgggggctgtgcggggctgctcccttctcccttctccaaAAACACCGTGTGTTCTTGCCCCCAGACCCCGTTACCTACTACACCCCGCTGCACATCGCGGTGCTCCGCAACCAGCCGGATATGGTGGAGCTGCTGGTGCGCCACGGGGCGGACATCAACCGCAGAGACCGGGTACGGACCTGGCTGCCTGGGCATGGCTAACCCTTTGCGAGGGATTGTGTGGGGAcagccccccctgctcccctctcccaggGCCCCCCGGTGCGTCACCTGCTGTTGGTGGCCTCCTGATTGCTGCCTGTGGCCAAACAAACCCGTCCCTGCTGTGGAATGGTGGGTGGGAGGAGgctggtttaacccagctgtgAACGTAGAGACGCTGTGGAGGGGCTGTCGCTCTTGGTTCTGGGGGGATGGGGTGAAATCTATGCTCTGATGTTGGCCCTGATGAAGCCCCAGCAGGGATTTCCCAGAGGAGCTCACAAATAGGCGTtaatgcttgtgtttttttcctctcgaCCTGCGCAGATCCATGAGAGCAGTCCCCTTGATCTGGCCAGCGAGGAGCCCGAGCGGCTGTCatgcctccagaggctgcttCAGCTGGGGGCCGACGTCAACGCAGCCGACAAAAACGGTCGGTGTGCCCCTCCAGGTGCtcctgcagagagcagggagctgcttctgGGGTGAGCGTTTCTAGGTGGAGCTCTGTTTTCATCCGAGTATCTTCTCCCACCGCAGGAAAGACGGCGTTGCTGCACGCCCTGGCCAGCAGCGACGGCGTCCAGATCCACAACACCGAGAGCATCCGTCTCCTGCTGGAAGGAGGTGAGGACAAACTCCACTCTGCACACAAAAACCCCTCCAGCCAGGCTGATTCTTTGTACAGCACCGGATGCTGCCCTCCCAGCTCTTTTACGTTCCTGGTTTAGCAAGAGGAAAGCCTGGTGGAGGCAGGGTTAGCGCTGTCCTGGTCTCTCTAGCTGCGTTTTTTCCAAAGGATGCTTCCCAGGCAAACGTATCAAATACAGAAACCGTGCTGTCTGCTTCTTGGTTCTGGCAGGAAATGGAATaggataaagagaaaaatgtctttctcaGAAATCGCGGCCTGCAGCGTGGCTCCTCGTGGAGCACGTGCCGGGCTTTTCGTAATGGGGAGGCAATGGGCTTGTCCTGGTggcgctgctggggcaggcagcggggaggcTCTGTGGTAATTCTGTGTTCTCCTGGGCCCGTCCCTGCAAGAAGGGAGGAGGGTTTGGTGCTGGGCGACAGAGACCAGAGGCTCAGGGTGTTCTGCAGGGACTGGTGCTCTAGTTTGAAATCCTTTcccaccaggcagcagcagcagcagcagcagcgtggctGTGCTCTTACTCTCGTTTTCAGCTCCCCAGTGGGTGCAGCTGTCGCGTGGTGGGCGCGTGATGCATTTAAGCGCCGGGTTTCCTCCCTCCTGAAAATACCGGGGGGTCCGCGCCTCCCGTGGTGCCTGTCACAAACCCATCTGTGTATTCTCTGCGTTGCCAGCTCTGTTCTCTGCTTCTCCCTCCAGGCGCAGACGTCAGGGCCACCACCAAAGACGGCGACACCGTCTTCACCTACGTCATCTTCCTGCTGGGCGAGGTGGCGTGCAGCAGCGTGGAGGAGGCGCGGGTGACAAACCGCTTCTGCTTCCGCgtcacccagctgctgctggcccacGGTGCCAACCCCAGCGAGTGCCCGGCCCCCGAGTCCCTCACCCACCTCTGCCTCAGCAACTTCAAGCACCACTTCCCGCTCCTGCGCTTCCTGCTCGAGTCGGGCGCTGCCTACGACTGCTGCCTCCACGGCCCCGCCTGCTGGTCGGGCTTCCAGGTCATCTTCGAGTGCCTCTGCTCTCACCTCAGTGTCTCCGAAGATGACAGCTTCTACGCAGACCTCATCCAGAAGGGTCAGACTCTGCTGGAGCTGATGATGGCCAGCTCACAAGCCGTCCGGCTGCCCAGCAACTTTGAGGTCaacaccagcagctgcaggtgccATGGGGAAAAGATCAGGACTCTCTTCTGCTCCCTGAAGCAGCTGGAGCACACCCCCCAGGCACTGAAACATCTCTGCAGGGTGTTTATCCGGCAGCGCCTTAAGCCTTGGCCAGTAGATGTTAAAATCAAGGCTCTACCTCTTCCGGACAGGCTGAAGTGGTACCTCCTCATCGACCACGCTGCTGTTGGGCACGAGGACCTCTGAGCCCGGCTGGTGCCTCTCCGGCTCCCCTCTCCACGGTCATGGTGCCCGTGGCCAGCCAGCAGGTGGCCGACCTGCGCCGGTTCTCCCCGCAGCGAGAGGCGctgccctccccgtgcccacgGGGGCCTCTCGGCCGTGTTTCAGGGCTGTGCTTCTCTGTGCACGGTGCTGCCCGCGCGTCCGTGGAGGCCCTGAAACGAACGTGCTTATTTTTGAGTTTATTTTACACCAGAAGGAGTCCAAGGGGTGCTCCCGGGGCACGCTGTGGGGGGGTGGAGAGGGCCGCTGGGAATCGGGGAGGTGGACGCTGGGGAGAAAGGTTTGCGGGGATGTTAGGTGGAGGGCCGGCGGGGCAGCGTGACTGCACAGGT
Protein-coding sequences here:
- the ASB6 gene encoding ankyrin repeat and SOCS box protein 6, translated to MPFLHGFRRIIFEYQPLVDEILGLLALQDARQSALESRACLGSDRSQLSAVRRVLERETHSPFYQEGVSYALLKVTELGLVAAAEILLEFGADLSFEDPVTYYTPLHIAVLRNQPDMVELLVRHGADINRRDRIHESSPLDLASEEPERLSCLQRLLQLGADVNAADKNGKTALLHALASSDGVQIHNTESIRLLLEGGADVRATTKDGDTVFTYVIFLLGEVACSSVEEARVTNRFCFRVTQLLLAHGANPSECPAPESLTHLCLSNFKHHFPLLRFLLESGAAYDCCLHGPACWSGFQVIFECLCSHLSVSEDDSFYADLIQKGQTLLELMMASSQAVRLPSNFEVNTSSCRCHGEKIRTLFCSLKQLEHTPQALKHLCRVFIRQRLKPWPVDVKIKALPLPDRLKWYLLIDHAAVGHEDL